A window of Nitrospira sp. contains these coding sequences:
- a CDS encoding 4-hydroxy-tetrahydrodipicolinate synthase, translating into MFHGSLVALVTPFKKGKVDEKALGDLIEWQIAQGTHGLVPCGTTGESATLTHEEHDRVIAFTINAAKGRVPVIAGTGSNSTDEAIALTKHAKKAGADGALMITPYYNKPTQEGLYRHYKAVADAVDLPIVLYNIPGRTSVNMLPATVARLASIKTIVAIKEGSGSLQQVSDILQACGDRMTVLAGDDALALPMMALGGKGVITVTANIVPKNMAEMVDAFAVGKLKDAQKLHFKMSPLFAALFYETNPIPVKEALGMMGKCSSEVRLPLCPMAADTKEKLSRALKDYGLI; encoded by the coding sequence ATGTTTCACGGTTCGCTGGTTGCACTCGTGACGCCGTTTAAAAAGGGAAAGGTGGACGAGAAGGCGCTGGGCGATCTGATCGAGTGGCAGATCGCGCAGGGCACGCACGGGCTCGTCCCCTGCGGCACCACTGGCGAATCCGCCACGCTCACGCACGAGGAGCACGACCGGGTTATTGCCTTCACGATCAACGCCGCCAAGGGGCGCGTCCCGGTCATTGCTGGCACCGGCTCCAACAGCACCGACGAGGCGATCGCGTTGACCAAGCACGCGAAGAAGGCTGGCGCAGACGGGGCGCTGATGATCACGCCCTACTACAACAAGCCGACGCAGGAAGGCCTCTACCGCCACTACAAGGCCGTGGCCGACGCAGTGGATCTGCCGATCGTACTCTACAACATCCCGGGTCGCACGAGCGTGAACATGCTACCGGCGACCGTGGCGCGACTGGCTTCGATCAAGACTATAGTGGCAATCAAGGAGGGAAGCGGGTCACTGCAGCAGGTCTCCGACATCCTCCAGGCCTGCGGAGACCGGATGACGGTCCTGGCTGGCGATGATGCGCTCGCGCTACCGATGATGGCGCTTGGCGGCAAGGGCGTGATCACCGTGACCGCCAACATCGTGCCGAAAAACATGGCGGAGATGGTGGATGCCTTTGCCGTAGGCAAATTGAAGGACGCACAGAAACTGCACTTCAAAATGTCACCGCTGTTCGCGGCGCTCTTTTACGAAACGAATCCGATCCCTGTGAAAGAAGCGCTGGGAATGATGGGCAAGTGCTCGTCGGAGGTGCGCCTGCCGCTCTGCCCAATGGCGGCCGATACGAAAGAGAAATTGTCTCGCGCGTTGAAGGATTACGGGCTGATTTGA
- a CDS encoding diaminopimelate epimerase produces MAGLSKQKPIPLMKLSGSGNDFILVDNRRGMIPNDRASVLAAKVCAHRLSVGGDGLILIERSKKANFRWRLFNADGSEAEFSGNGARCAARFAYLKKIAPRKMRFETLAGMIEAEMVATVKGGKPEAVKVRFPDPKGLRLNLNVPVGGATRTAHFLDTGVPHCVYVVDDPDKEDIVGVGRPTRYHELFKPAGTNVNFIKVLTPHRIRIRTYERGVEDETLACGTGSIASALLASRVAQVESPVTLVPQSGLELTVYFETRGNAFTNVYLQGDARAVYEGRILPDAWM; encoded by the coding sequence ATGGCGGGCTTGAGCAAACAGAAACCGATCCCCCTCATGAAATTGTCGGGTAGCGGGAACGACTTCATCCTGGTGGACAACCGGCGGGGCATGATCCCCAACGACCGGGCAAGCGTGCTCGCGGCCAAGGTCTGCGCGCACCGCCTGTCTGTTGGCGGCGACGGGCTCATTTTGATCGAACGGTCGAAGAAGGCCAACTTCCGCTGGCGCTTGTTCAACGCCGACGGTAGCGAGGCGGAATTCAGCGGCAACGGCGCGCGCTGCGCGGCCCGCTTCGCCTATCTCAAGAAGATTGCGCCCAGGAAGATGCGCTTCGAGACGCTCGCCGGCATGATCGAGGCCGAGATGGTAGCAACGGTGAAGGGCGGTAAACCGGAGGCAGTCAAGGTGCGCTTCCCCGATCCAAAGGGCTTGCGGCTAAACCTCAATGTGCCGGTGGGCGGGGCCACGCGCACGGCGCATTTCCTCGACACCGGCGTCCCGCATTGTGTCTACGTGGTGGACGATCCGGACAAGGAAGACATCGTCGGCGTCGGTCGGCCCACCCGTTACCACGAGTTGTTCAAGCCGGCCGGCACGAACGTGAATTTCATCAAGGTGCTGACCCCGCATCGGATCCGGATCCGGACCTACGAACGGGGCGTCGAGGACGAAACGCTGGCCTGCGGGACGGGCTCGATCGCGTCGGCGCTGCTGGCCAGCCGCGTCGCCCAGGTCGAGTCGCCGGTCACGCTGGTCCCCCAGAGCGGCTTGGAGCTGACGGTCTATTTCGAGACGCGGGGAAACGCGTTCACGAACGTCTATTTGCAGGGCGACGCCCGCGCCGTGTATGAAGGACGCATCCTCCCAGATGCCTGGATGTAA
- the lysA gene encoding diaminopimelate decarboxylase: MHDFKYHNGELHCEAVPLSQIAKQVGTPFYVYSHTTLTRHFRAFDRAFEHVPHIIAFAMKANSNLAILRLMAREGSGADIVSGGELFRALKAGVPPSKIVFAGVGKSREEIRYALKSGILMFNVESSDELRAIDDVAAELRMKARVALRVNPDVDPKTHPYISTGMKKSKFGISADRALEEFKLASSLKHIDVAGVHKHIGSQLTEIAPFVDALRKVAELVGRLKDQGINIRYLNIGGGLGITYSDETPPEPKDLAEAISPILRDLNCTVIMEPGRVIVGNAGSLVTRVLYHKASDVKKFVIVDAAMNDLIRPSLYNAFHNITPVREAHGTPSVTVDVVGPVCESGDFLAKDRVMPEVKAGDLLAVMSTGAYGFVMSSNYNSRPRVPEVLVRGSEMHVIRKRESLADLVRGEAIPAFLKAGAQATAKSKKRKQ; encoded by the coding sequence ATGCACGATTTCAAATACCACAACGGGGAATTGCATTGTGAGGCCGTGCCGCTGAGCCAGATCGCCAAGCAAGTCGGCACGCCGTTTTATGTTTACAGCCACACGACGCTGACCCGCCATTTTCGCGCATTCGACCGCGCGTTCGAGCACGTCCCCCACATCATCGCCTTCGCGATGAAGGCCAATTCGAACCTCGCCATCCTGCGCCTCATGGCGCGTGAGGGCAGCGGCGCGGACATTGTCTCGGGCGGCGAACTTTTTCGCGCGCTCAAGGCCGGCGTGCCGCCCTCGAAGATCGTCTTCGCGGGCGTGGGCAAGAGCCGGGAGGAAATCCGCTACGCGCTGAAGTCTGGCATTCTCATGTTCAACGTGGAATCCTCAGACGAGCTGCGCGCCATTGACGACGTGGCGGCCGAGCTGCGGATGAAGGCCCGCGTGGCCCTGCGCGTGAACCCCGACGTCGATCCCAAGACACATCCTTATATTTCCACGGGGATGAAGAAAAGCAAGTTCGGCATCAGCGCCGACCGCGCCCTTGAAGAATTCAAGCTGGCCTCGTCGCTCAAGCACATCGACGTGGCCGGCGTGCACAAGCACATCGGCTCGCAGTTGACCGAGATCGCACCTTTCGTGGACGCGCTGAGGAAAGTGGCCGAGCTGGTTGGGCGGCTGAAGGACCAGGGCATCAACATCCGCTACCTCAACATCGGTGGTGGGCTGGGTATCACTTATTCAGACGAAACGCCGCCGGAGCCGAAAGATCTGGCGGAGGCGATCTCGCCTATTCTCCGCGATCTCAACTGCACGGTGATCATGGAGCCCGGCCGCGTCATCGTGGGTAACGCCGGTTCGCTGGTGACCAGGGTGCTCTATCACAAGGCCAGCGACGTGAAGAAATTCGTGATCGTGGATGCAGCCATGAACGACTTGATCCGGCCGAGCCTCTACAACGCGTTCCACAACATCACGCCGGTGCGCGAAGCCCACGGCACACCGTCGGTGACGGTGGATGTGGTCGGACCGGTCTGCGAATCCGGTGACTTCCTCGCCAAGGACCGGGTGATGCCGGAGGTCAAGGCGGGCGACCTGCTGGCGGTGATGAGTACCGGGGCCTATGGATTCGTCATGTCGTCCAACTACAACTCGCGGCCGCGCGTACCGGAGGTGCTGGTCCGTGGAAGCGAGATGCACGTCATCCGCAAGCGCGAGAGCCTGGCAGATCTCGTGCGAGGCGAGGCGATCCCCGCATTTTTGAAAGCGGGCGCACAGGCAACAGCAAAATCTAAGAAGAGGAAACAGTAA
- the argH gene encoding argininosuccinate lyase: MEAKKKKKRASVQPRLTLPTAGEPAKLWSGRFRARTHRLMDEFGSSLAVDRRLYKQDIQGSIAHCKGLEQAGVLTAQEVKAIIRGLEQVRKELDKGRFPFAPTDEDIHMAIERRLTQLIGPVGGKLHTGRSRNDQVTLDLRLYLRDGLTALGKTGRQFQQALMDQARRNLDVAMPGYTHLQRAQPVLLAHHLLAYVEMVERDKGRLRDALARLDEMPLGSGALAGTNYPVDRAYVAQLLGFSAVTQNSLDAVSDRDFVIETISALALLMMHLSRLSEELILWSSQEFRFVELPDDLCTGSSMMPQKKNPDVPELIRGKTGRVYGHLVALLTTLKGLPLSYNRDLQEDKAALFDALDQVSASLEILTMVMQGLTVNRDVLGKAAGAGYILATELADYLTGRGVPFREAHAITGRLVRWCLDHKKDLRDLTLVDLRAISTKFEKDALDVLTVEGAIERRAQLGGTARKRVEARLKVLERMLT, encoded by the coding sequence ATGGAAGCAAAGAAAAAGAAGAAACGGGCTTCCGTCCAACCACGCCTGACGCTTCCCACTGCAGGCGAGCCGGCGAAGTTGTGGTCCGGGCGGTTCCGCGCGCGCACGCACCGCTTGATGGACGAGTTCGGCTCGTCGCTGGCCGTGGACCGCCGTCTGTACAAGCAGGATATCCAAGGTAGCATCGCGCACTGCAAGGGTCTCGAGCAGGCCGGCGTGCTGACCGCACAGGAAGTGAAGGCGATCATCCGTGGCCTCGAGCAGGTCCGCAAGGAGCTCGACAAGGGGCGGTTCCCCTTCGCGCCGACGGACGAGGACATCCACATGGCGATCGAGCGGAGGCTCACTCAGCTGATTGGCCCGGTCGGCGGCAAGCTGCATACAGGACGGAGCCGGAACGATCAAGTGACGCTCGACCTGCGGCTCTACCTGCGCGACGGGCTCACCGCGCTCGGCAAGACCGGGCGCCAGTTCCAGCAGGCGTTGATGGACCAGGCGCGCCGGAATCTGGACGTGGCCATGCCCGGCTATACACATTTGCAGCGGGCGCAGCCGGTCCTGCTTGCGCACCATCTGCTCGCCTACGTGGAAATGGTCGAGCGGGACAAGGGCCGCTTGCGGGACGCGTTGGCGCGGCTCGACGAAATGCCGCTGGGCTCCGGCGCGCTGGCCGGCACGAACTACCCCGTGGACCGGGCCTATGTGGCGCAGTTGCTCGGATTTTCCGCTGTCACGCAGAACAGTCTCGACGCGGTCTCGGACCGGGACTTCGTCATTGAAACGATCTCGGCGCTGGCGCTGCTGATGATGCACCTCTCGCGCCTGAGCGAGGAGCTGATTCTCTGGTCCTCGCAGGAGTTCCGGTTCGTGGAACTGCCAGACGATCTCTGCACGGGCAGCAGCATGATGCCGCAGAAGAAAAATCCGGACGTGCCCGAATTGATCCGAGGCAAAACGGGACGCGTCTACGGGCATCTGGTGGCCCTGCTCACAACGCTCAAGGGCCTGCCGCTGAGCTACAACCGGGACTTGCAGGAGGACAAAGCGGCGCTGTTCGACGCGCTCGACCAGGTCTCGGCCTCGCTGGAGATCCTGACGATGGTCATGCAGGGCCTGACGGTCAATCGGGACGTGCTGGGGAAAGCCGCGGGGGCGGGCTACATTCTTGCGACGGAACTGGCAGATTATCTGACCGGGAGGGGCGTGCCCTTCCGCGAAGCCCACGCGATCACGGGCCGGCTCGTGCGCTGGTGCCTGGACCATAAGAAGGACCTCCGCGACCTGACGCTGGTCGACCTGCGGGCCATCTCAACCAAATTTGAGAAGGATGCGCTGGACGTGCTGACGGTTGAGGGTGCCATCGAGCGGCGCGCGCAGCTTGGCGGCACGGCGCGCAAGCGCGTCGAGGCCCGGCTCAAGGTGCTGGAGCGGATGCTGACATGA
- a CDS encoding argininosuccinate synthase has product MKQRKIHKVVLAYSGGLDTSVILKWLLETYDCEVVAFCADLGQGEDLQAVKKKAQMVGASKTYVEDLRETFVKDHVFPMLRGCAIYEGTYLLGTSIARPLIARRQMEIAARENADAVSHGSTGKGNDQVRFELTYQALDPTVKIIAPWREWTMRSRRELIEYAEQHGIPVTATKAKPYSTDPNLFHISYEGGILEDPWSAPPDEIFQLTVSPEKAPDKPREVEITYESGNPVAVDGKKMSPATLLAYLNRVGGAHGIGRVDLVENRYVGMKSRGVYETPGGTILHVAHRGLESLTLDREVLHLRDSLIPRYAELIYYGYWYAPEREMLQVAIDEAQKDVTGTVRVKLYKGACTVTGRKSPQSLYRLDIATFEEDEVYRQKDAEGFIRLNALRLAIRAQRKKKKA; this is encoded by the coding sequence ATGAAACAGCGCAAGATCCACAAGGTCGTCCTCGCTTATTCGGGCGGCCTCGACACGTCGGTCATCTTGAAATGGCTGCTGGAAACCTACGATTGCGAGGTCGTCGCTTTCTGTGCCGACCTCGGCCAGGGCGAAGACTTACAGGCCGTCAAGAAAAAGGCGCAGATGGTCGGCGCGTCAAAAACCTACGTCGAGGATTTGCGCGAAACCTTTGTGAAGGACCATGTGTTTCCCATGCTGCGGGGCTGCGCCATCTACGAAGGCACCTATTTGCTTGGCACGTCCATCGCGCGGCCATTGATCGCGCGGCGGCAAATGGAAATTGCCGCCAGGGAGAACGCCGACGCCGTCTCGCACGGCTCCACCGGCAAGGGCAACGACCAGGTGCGCTTCGAGCTGACCTACCAGGCACTCGATCCGACGGTGAAAATCATCGCCCCCTGGCGCGAGTGGACGATGAGGTCGCGGCGCGAGTTGATCGAGTATGCGGAGCAACACGGCATCCCGGTGACAGCGACAAAAGCAAAGCCGTACAGCACGGATCCCAACCTGTTCCACATCAGCTACGAGGGCGGGATTCTGGAGGACCCCTGGTCAGCGCCGCCGGACGAAATTTTTCAGCTGACCGTCTCGCCCGAAAAGGCACCCGACAAACCGCGCGAGGTCGAGATCACGTACGAGTCGGGCAATCCGGTCGCGGTGGACGGTAAAAAGATGAGTCCGGCCACGCTACTCGCGTATCTCAATAGGGTCGGCGGCGCGCATGGCATCGGTCGCGTGGACCTCGTCGAGAATCGTTATGTCGGCATGAAATCGCGCGGCGTCTATGAAACGCCTGGCGGGACCATCCTGCATGTAGCCCATCGCGGGCTGGAGTCGCTCACGCTCGATCGTGAGGTGCTGCATCTGCGCGACTCGCTCATTCCACGTTATGCGGAGCTGATCTACTATGGTTACTGGTACGCACCGGAGCGGGAAATGCTCCAGGTAGCCATCGACGAAGCGCAGAAGGACGTCACGGGCACGGTACGTGTGAAGCTCTACAAGGGCGCTTGCACGGTGACGGGCCGAAAGTCGCCGCAGTCGCTGTACCGGCTGGACATCGCGACCTTCGAGGAGGACGAGGTCTACCGCCAGAAGGACGCGGAAGGATTCATCCGACTGAACGCGTTGCGGCTCGCGATTCGTGCCCAGCGAAAAAAGAAGAAGGCGTAG